The Rhopalosiphum maidis isolate BTI-1 chromosome 4, ASM367621v3, whole genome shotgun sequence region ttttcttaagtgTTTGAAAAATTCCTTGTACCTACACATTATTTAAGCTATTACctgatttacaataaaaaaataattattctgtaCTTAAACGTATACAGTATACTCTGGACGTATTTCATAACTAGCATTTTGAACTTTTAGGACCTTCATACGATCGATCTGGATGAATTTAAATACGGTGGTACAAACATCACAGGTTTCCGGCTGGTCAATCCTGACACACCCGTGGTGCAAAAAGTGTTGAAACAATGGGTGAGTCGACTTTGCATTCTATcgtatagcataatatattacatataactatacaagtgtatattataatagcactTATAATCTATGCATATCTAAGCTATACTTTTAAGTcgacataataaattgaacaaattaaatgattcCTAATGATTTGATAATATTCCAATCGATATTAATACGTTGCCTATGTTATAAGTATATGACTTATATAAACCTGGAATAATAAACTGATAATGAGTTAATTTCAGGGTTCTAACTTTATTGGTCCACCGGTCcacataaatcatatttatatctacattCATTCGTACTTGTGAGCCAAAATGGTATAAGTGCCTGATTCGTTTTTGGGTTTTGCTTGAAATGTTCGTTAAAGTAACATTTTAGTTTGATACTTTGATTTGAAGTAATTATTCACAATATATAATCACGTATACGatccatataaattaaatttaggtacttaataatttatatactacaaatacattaaaaaacataactttAGGTTAGATTATATATCTGAGTATAAATCAATAGTACTATTCATATTGCTTCAGCGTTTCAAATCTATACAGGgtagatacaatttatttaatttcaaattttaattaattttaaatttagtagtaACTTATAggactttaataatattttatcattttcaatcCAACTACTCTTTAGatagcataaaaatattgaattatagattttataaatttgataaaataaatgttttcataatatataatataatacctatatattgtaatattgtctatcataaataaaaatattcgtttaattgtttctacataataagtatagtagatactatatctactatatagtacttattaactaataactattaatatttaaaataaaatatcttatattattgcgTGATGTTTAGTCAACAATAAACATTGAAAACCAAATGATGATAGATAGGAAGTGTAGataaaactattgtttatCGGTGGTGTATTTCTCATACTacgatttttaacattaaataaggTAATTTAGTTTTCACGTGATGTAGTAAAACTATTCaaacttttcaaattttatattattacattataatttaaaaataaaaataaaatggatacATTGAACAATAAACTTTCCGACAGAAagcttttataaaatgtacgactaattgcatatattatgtactttaatATGACTTcacatatagtaaaatatatactaattgaGATTCAAGtcaaaacaatgataaaatgtGTTCAATTCGAAtggtgtttataaaaaaagaacagctgcgtttaatttaaaatgtaatacaactaatttaagtagttaataaataaattattaaaattcacaagaaaatattttaatatatttacttgatgactatattatataaatatttatgataagttaagctaatcatattataatgcatacaattctaaacatttttttttttttattacattcaattatttttacgatgattttcataatatttctatagtatactataagattaataattgaataaaaattatatatttatttttgtttttaagaagttattagattatttgaaataacgaaaaacatatcaaaattactaattaatagtatCATACATATAGGCAAGATTgtaactgaaaataatttcagtGAGGACCCCTGGACCATCCTCCAGTTACGGCTTTGTATAAaggattcaaataatttttacgacATTTTTATGCAGCTcctgttgtaaaaaaaaaacataataggtacatattattctatttgaaATCGATATCGATTCAATGaaaagtatgtattatttatatttattaaatttattaggtcTTCcaagtgtatttatttatgtaataatataagttacaaCAGTGTATAAAGAGTTTCCCAGAATACTTAACTTTTTTCCTATCTAGCATCAGCTGTTTTTTTCTCGATATAAGttttcatcaaaaaataaacatactaatatattataatactattatacagaGTTTTGTgaagtatttttcattttatacaataatatagttagatTTTGTGTGGTCTGATGCCATATGGTACCATCATGTAATATCTGGCGAagtttttatgtgtataatattgatgtattgGTACTTTTTCAGTCAATTGTGAATTGTTGAAAATTGCTTTCATTAAAGAACCGctgccataataataataattattgtggtattatattaaacggtTTATTTGTAACTGAATtttatgacatattttttacatatattatatgtttattgaacTTGTTGTAATTATATCGTGTtgatcattgaattcaaaatgcAATTATTCTATACAAAAATCTACTGCCGCTTTAGTTTACGGGTTTTCGAATTTTCGATTCGTTCACAATTCACAAGTAGAAACGttcatcaaaaattatattattcgaagAAAATTTATTCAcacagtacataatatactatatactatatagtaatcatatttattatattcatgaaattatatttttgattttgtattgttGCAGGGAGAAAATTTCACCGTCATGTCGGTAAGAAAAACGATCagtcgtatatattatgaatgtatataaagcatattattatgaggtACTGCAATATTATACCTTAAACGACATAACATTTGTCTGTTTAGACGGAAACTGCTTTAATTTACGACGCCGTTCATCTATTCGCCAGAGCACTCCACGATCTGGACAGCAGCCAAAAGATTGATATAAAACCATTGAGCTGCGACGCTTCTGATACATGGTCTCACggatatagtttaataaattatatgaaaatagtaatggaaaaaatacgaaatattgtgttcaatatttcatgatttccgttgtgtaataaataatgtatgtttgttttatgttACATCGTTTTTTCGTCATCATCGTCATATAGGTAGAAATAAGTGGTCTGACCGGGGTCATTAAGTTTGACAACCAAGGATTTAGGACCGACTTCGAGTTAGATGTGGTAGAAGTGAACAAAGAAGGACTATCGAAGATAGGAACTTGGAACTCCAGCCAAGGGATAAACTTCACTAGGTCTTTTGTCGAAGCCTACTCTAGCATCGTTGACAATTTGCATAACAAGACACTGGTCGTCACTTTAATCTTGGCAAGTATTTTACATGTGATATATTGTTCATACTACAGATGTGTcgaatttaagtttttacaaaaacgaacttcatttttttcataaactttttaaacacagaattaaatcttattcggacttattttaacttttaaatatttaaccataaccaatttaaaaatatattagtaataaaactgtttttacaataaaaataaaaatcaattcaatCTTAATTCATACTTGAATATCTCGAACTTGTGTTCTATTTGTACAAAttcgaatttataattaaatctttaGATCGGGGGTGTGATGAATTCgagtttatgtttatatacaccattaataattaatttcatattcctttTAAGgtcattaatttgaaaaattgtaaaccaccacaaacacaattaaaaagcagttttaatttttcaatttttgagaacatgattaaattatgatttagcATAAAGTTATACACTTATGTTTAAGATTGAGCAGTATAATGTTCAATAAagtgaaacaaaaacaaaaaaaatgtagtgacACAATATTCTGTGACGTTGAATATAATCATGATAACGTTTGCAATACTCCACCGTTTTGTAGTGAAAATTGTTGTGGTTCTtatagtatatcatataaaaaaattactacacTTGGAGTTATGGTGgttttgtttcaaaaattcGAATTATTACATTCGTCGAAACATAGTGGCGGTCCTGTGGCGTGTGTGTGGGGGGGGCGATGGGTGAATCGCTCCCCTTgccctttattatattacaataaaaacctgataatatatctatgttttatattgttattttttatgacttctattttttagaattgtatttaatgtaaaaaatatttcgccCCCCCCCTGGAATTTTTCAAGGACCGCCACTGTTGGAACATCGCGTTTATGAGTAAAGTTggcgcataatatatttatttattttaaatatttaattttctgtgTATTGTGCAGAGTTCACCTTACACTATGCGCCGTGAATCCAGTTTAAAACTAGTGGGCAACGATCAATTCGAAGGATACGCGATCGATTTGATATACGAGATATCAAAACTGCTGGGTTTTAACTATACACTGAAACTTGTGCCTGACGGCCGTTATGGTTCTTACAATGAAGACACTAAGGAGTGGGATGGAATGATGGGAGAACTTTTACAACAGGTTAgtcctatttaaataaataattataattattagttaaattaatttaattcttatcTCTATGATGATTTTgtccaaatataaaaaaattctaattacaTATAAAGTAATCTATCTGGTGCTTAACGCCTTACAcaaatatcacataatatatacatataaaccaCAATTATAccgatacaatatttttcagagAGCGGACTTAGTAGTGGCTGATCTAACTATTACCTACGATCGCGAACAAGCCGTCGATTTTACTATGCCATTTATGAACCTCGGttagtattttcatttatacgcTAAATCCCAATAACCCGTAAATGACATTATAATGAAATGCATCTCCAAACTACGGATTGTGGACAAGATTTTACTTGTCCCACTAAAACATTAATCCTAGcaattaatctaaaaatgaactattcataaaaatataaattatttatttttattttatctttcaaggatattttatgaatctaaatttacatattgtacacatttacagttttacattcaatatttaatataattacagtatTTTAGGTAAGTACGGGTAAAATACACAAATGCCtatttttacacttttttattatactcattagtcattacattttttataaaatcaacaattGTAAGCGtgattatataagtttttccTTACaaagtgatttttattttttaatgcctttgagtaaaaatatttagagatGTCTGAAGTAACTGAAATAGTACAATACTCTACGAAACCTGATTAAtgagtattgtaatatttgaaacaattGCAGGTATAAGTATTTTGTACCGGAAGCCAATCAAGCAACCACCGAacctattttcatttttgtctCCACTATCATTGGACGTGTGGATATACATGGCTACGGCGTATCTTGGCGTATCGGTTCTCCTCTACATACTAGCCAGGTATaacatgtgtaatatattttcattattacctattattatcgttgtaaaatacttaataataataatatgttatacgttaaactgtctataatatactataaatcgattataataataaattatgtactataatatgtacctatactttaactattataataacagctataatattatataaaatgtgaaatgtGATTTTGTGGATAAAAGATTCACCCCGTACGAATGGTATAATCCCCATCCGTGTAACCCAGATCCGGATAACCTAGAAAATCAGTTCTCCCTCATGAACTGTATGTGGTTCGCGTTCGGGTCTTTGATGCAACAGGGCTGCGATATACTTCCCAAGTAAGGAAACATCGAACGGAGTATCTGTGTACATAAtagacaaatatataatatatagatattgcaCCGtcacgtatatatttttatattgcattGGACGCAACGCTGTTGGCGCGTAGGTAGGATTAGCAACCGTAAACACCCGTTATTATTATCGCTCACGTATACGGAcgatacatataagtatacatacctactacaccaatttattatattaaatagttccTGTAGTGTTTGCACGTTTTGTGTTTAGGTTTAGTCCGTATGAATGGGAAAATCCACATCCTTGCAACTCTGAAGCCCcagatgtttttgaaaacaagttTTCCTTGAACAACTCACTGTGGTTTACGATCGGCTCTCTGATGCAACAAGGATCTGATATGGCTCCTaagtaagtattttaagttcgCATGCAAACGTTCCCAGCTATAACTCCTTCGTTGTGGCTCAGAGGGCCGATCTCCACTGcatttatcattgtattttttattttatttttaaactttgtgTATCCATCCGTCTAGTATAATTTGACAAgtgtttattgatttattactaTTGCACGGTATTTTGCTTTTCGTTcgtccaataaaaaaaaacaaatcaaaataaatatattattataaataattatatgacttACACACATCGTACCGTTTAATCGTAGAGCCGTTTCCACAAGGATAGTAGCCGGCATGTGGtggttttttacattaatcatGATCTCATCGTACACTGCAAACTTGGCAGCGTTTTTAACCGTGGAAAGAATGGACTCGCCGATTGAAAGTGCCGAAGACCTTGCTAaacaaacgaaaataaaatatggcgCACTTCGAGGTGGTTCGACTACCGCGTTTTTTAGAGTAATATTTACCGAAACAAAcatcaattgaatatttaaaatatactgatTAAATCATGTATTTTGTTCACCAaggattcaaattttattacgTACCAAAGGATGTGGTCGTTTATGGAATCGTCACGACCAAGCGTGTTTATGTCTTCAAATAACGAAGGCGTAGAAAGAGTTGTAAAAGGAAAAGgaaattatgcatttttaatggaATCCACTAGTATTGAATACGTGATTGAGAGAAATTGCGAGTTAACTCAAGTCGGAGGGCTTTTGGATTCAAAAGGTTACGGCATTGCAATGCCACCGAGTAAGTTTATTGATGGGTTGtagatattcaattatttatttagtgtgTTTGTTTGTTAGATTCTCCATATAGAACAGCGATTAGCGGGGCAGTATTAAAACTCCAAGAAATTGGTAAACTACataagttaaaaacaaaatggtgGAAAGAAAAAAGAGGCGGTGGCGCTTGTCGGGTAAttagatgaaaatataaatgttagaaCTTCTTatgatagttaaatttaataatttactaggaTGATACTTCAAAGTCCAATAGCGCGGCCAATGAATTGGGTTTGGCTAACGTGGGCGGCGTGTTCGTAGTGTTAATGGGTGGAATGGGTGTAGCTTGTGTTGTAGCAGTGTTTGAATTTGTATGGAAGTCCAGAAAAATAGCGGTCGAAGAGAgggtatgaaataaataaatgttcacaAGTACGATGATACTAATCtataaattgcatatttttgtttattttttatttcagatcATTAAGTACCATACGAAGTATAGAAAATGAGTTATAAAATCACACTGGTTATCTTACattcaactataatattaatatttattatttttttaatgtgtcaatttatttgtttatgttttgaGCAATTTATCTTAGACTAaagcatatatacatatatatttatatatatatattgtactctATAAGTTGcacatttaaatagtaatacacCAGTAGTCGGAAAGAAGTTCCaaccataaatatatgaataatgcatattattaaaaaccccaaactttaaaatacggcatattatttttattgttttaaatttttttttttatatattcaatatttaaacttttaaatttgattatttttttaagaatcttATAACATAACTGatggttctaatttttttttataaataaaatggtttatacTGCAATAAATACATTCCAATTTTGTAAcgcatttatataatgttatataaatataaataataaatatacatcttatatataaatatataataattaataaaatagtacctaAGCTTTGTAATCCATGCGTTAttctcgataataataatcggttatgaattataatgttatatttattgtatattttatttgtattggaCGATGtattacacaaattattaaatcatgtaAATTTGGTCCATTTCTCTTTATAATTTCCAGATGGGCATACatgaaattatgtaataatgtgacaaatatatgtattaactttataaaatggttcatacatatttttgtactttttaaatttatttatttggttaaCTATCTGCACTAGCTTATTTGACATaaggttataattttattttgtttttcaataatattatgttcaacgatacaatgtttttattatatatgattttatttcgttCCTTATTTAGAAATCATgctaatttttcaaaacaaaagaactaatgtaataaaaagcataatatatataagctgacaattatagtttattcagaatagatataaaaagatgttatttaatgttaaaattggtAAACCATCTTATACTTTTGAACAAATTGTCATATGTCACGATAAATCATCTGTAGTAATTATTACACTGAGATATGAATTAAGATATTTGAACAagtaatctttaaatattgtgtttttaataatttattacattaactgGAAATTCCTTGTAAAATACACGTAGATAACCCTAATGGAAATGATATGGTGAAGTCAAATCAGGACAACATATTTCTGGAGTGACTAGAGTTGAATCTTGatgaataacaaatattattaatatttgacattgtccagaaactaaaataaaatataaaataaacacttttataatattgaaaaaacttaaatgttattacCAAAAcccaagtaataataatatttaattttatagtgacTTAGGTATATATTCACAAACTTAAATGATTGATTTCGAAATGGCcaatgtatgtaataaataatacatatataatatattatattattaatataattaataattaagccatatatcaaataaacgtatttaacgaagaaaaaaaatcaaatatcaattacattggtcaatggttaaataatatcaaattcgTCTAAATGTGACATGGGTCCTTTATGCACTTAGCCACAGAATTaccataatgatttttaactaacataataattttataaatacacttgATGTGTACAGCATACCGTGTACCAACTGCCACGGTTGGCCACAAACGGTTTTCcacagtatttttataatattttacggtataattttcttggacatatattataagcctCAGCCTCTGTTTGGACGAAACGCGTCGCTTGAAATGTCCGTCTCCCGCGTTCGTGCCGCAGCAAGCGTGCTggactaaaaataataccaaaaaCCGTGCCAAAAATATCCATAAGTACACACTGGTTGGTAGAGGGGTATGGTTCTATAACTAATGGTATAACTAGCCGCATACAATATCATCGTAACAGTGATGTGCGATCGTTCGGCGGATCtatcgatattaaaattagtgcGTTTCAGCCGGataggaaaaaaattgaattcatgCTTACATATGTTTATCTTTCGATGCAATTTGAATTGTGGTAAGTTTATTTCGTTCTTACGTTTTCTATCGCCGGATAATGAACGCGGTCGTCGATTTATTGGTACCATTGGTTTTGATTTTGGCCGGCGGTAAACGATGCGCTGGCGACACGACGATCACTCTGGGtgagaacaaaatattatattatacttaagttattatacacgtatatattgcataataatatgatagatgTATGGAAATAATGTGAATGTATGTTACACGTATTAGTGCTAAATATATCTAGGGTCGTATAACCGGCGAGGGTGgtgttaaacataattattctaCCGTAATTCGAATgtcatattttacaaagattgtgtttataaaatcttggaaaatgatttatatcttactatagtctataatatagtgttgttTGTCTGGTTTTGTTAGTTCCTACTTTATCAtgattattaatcaaaatacaaaaactgtaaaatatgtaaaatcttttaactataaattgtagGGCAAAAGTTTTGTTTAGCTTTTAtcaagcaaataaaaaaagaacttCCCTTTTATTGTTTGGCTATACTTGTCTTTTTGTTATCTAAAATGGCGTAAAGAACTTTTAAATGGgtgtttatattgatttttttaacattgactatattatgttttcaaacTATAACAtagttatatcataaaaataacttcaGGGATTTTGTACAACGAAGAGAATTCAATGCTAGAGACGGCCTTTAAGTCTTCCGTGGACGTTGCAAAGGCCAAGATGATAGATAGTGGAGTTCAGTTGGATGTTGTCAGCAAAATAGTTCCTCTTTACGATTCGTTCGAGACCCAACACCACGGTAAGCTtaatttatactgtattattttaagggtgataataatatttttcactctCGTTCTAAGTATGCGAAATGCTTGTCGACGGTGTGTCCGGCATGTTTGGACCGTCCGCCGGGGACACGGCTCCTATCGTGCAATCGATTTGCGACTACAAAGAAATCCCTCACATACAGACTCGGTGGGACGTAAACCAAAAAAGAGGGTCTTGTCAAATCAATTTGTACCCACACCCGAACACTTTGGCCGAAGTGAttgctttattataatttataatactgataTCTATAATGACTGAAATCAGTGTTCGAATCGGGAAAACATTAAGTAGAAAAGCATTATCTAATAATGCGTTAACTGTATTCCAGGTGCAATATTATTCACACCGAACCGCGGGAGAATttgctatatttatattttttatatataaattaaaaacggaACACAGATTAAGTTAATCTGAATAttcatctattatatttaattatcattaataatgaagattttattgtataattacaatttccattttgatataaacagactagagaaaaaataattatcaatacttttattcaatataataataaataaataatgaaaagttaaattattgcgTTCGGCGAGAGAGAGAAAAAAGAGAAATCGTTGAACGGATGGAGTGAGTCACAGTAACCagaatgacaataatataaggaCGGTAGAATAgccatattacaaaataaattaactggtGTAAACtttgttttaacaaaaaacttaaattttttaaaatgttatacattttttaattaatttattaacaacacCTAAAACAGAAATTGTAACCCACATTTGACGACAAATGTATTTCAGTATTAAGTTGTGTTGTAGCCGTTCCTCCgattcagtaaaaaaaaatagcagttGGGATAAAAAACAGAAGAGGAACTTCGACTCTCTGCGCAATCTCCCCCCCTCCCACCATCCAAAAATTCGAGCACtggttgaaatatatttatattatataccaataatatagataatatatttcgtaactaaaaaaaaaaaaaaacggtgaGTTTCCGTGTTTGTTTGGTGCAGGCACTCATCGATATTATTGTTGCCGCCAACTGGGAGAGCTTCACTATCATCTACGAAAACAATGACAGTCTAATGCAAATCACCAACATCCTCAAGTCACCgcctactaattatcctatCCGAATCAGACAACTCAGTTCAGGACCTAATTATCGGTAAATTGTAGTTAAATAACAGAGCTTACAGAGCCTGGcgtttaagtaatttattatgtactatcaTACCCGTCTCGGCTCCGCccaagattttaattaataataactaattatttattaactatatcgGACTAAATTTATGCCTAAAACCTTCACTGTGATGTtctctttaatttaaaaaaactgcaCGACGATTGAATTAGTAGTTTCGGAGTTTATCCtgaacataaaaaacaaacgctaacattttataattagtatagattaattaaataactaattccatactaacattttagtataagTGATATTATACAGTGCCGGTTCAAGATATTATGGCGcccataaaaatatagcttaaatatattacaatttattattagaagaaatgtaattattacacaccgttattatttaaaaattttttttactaaaacatcataagtttttataattttttgagccCTTACAAATGCGCTTCCGGTGCCACTATTCTGGAGGCGCCCCGGCCCTTTGCCCGCCACTGACATTATACATGCCAACGAACTCATCTCTTCGAGTGGTTTTTGGTAACTAAACTGACAcgctagtataatatataacattattagtacctaatattatataaacctatgataataaaattgttgaaataacATGGTACGGAAAGTATTTTACTTATCCAAACAATTATTCATATCTACTCACCGATAAAACACAAAAGAAAAAAGGTCAAGTTACAGGTAGCTGGAAACCTGTGGGCCaccgtaataatatacatagatatacaatttatacatttgtttttttattaataataactaatcattatttattaattttatcggaCTAAATTTCTGCCTATGTCATTCTCTGCGATGTcctcttttaaattaattattataatattaattaatttaatttaaaaaaactgcaCGTCGATTGATAAAGTAGTTTCGGAGTTTATCCCGAACATACAAACAAACGccatcattttatatattagtatagacaatgtatataatacatattaatattataatatctcataATACAATGTATCTTAGACGGTCATTACCACCCATTGGACTATTATATCATgcacgttataaattataattaaaaggaTGTCAGTACactgtttgttttctctctctagcCCACGCACAACATAGACAAAACGCATTTACGCAATCTGAATAGAACTCGCTCAATTTTGGGCGAGTTctattaaatgttatcaaaatttaattttataataggtatatttactctagaaCCAAAATTGAGCGAGTTCTACTCAGATTGCGTAAATGCGTTTTGTTTATGTTGTGCGTGGgctagagagagaaaacaaacagtgcgctgacatcctcttaagttaaaaacgatataattacaagctaaaatcaaaaatgtattatgataattatacaattaagtataatataaaaaggtgataagttataactaataatacattaatacataatatatgacaaaattaatttaattcattataatttataaccatacACTCAGTGGCGTAATTATGGGGAGGATATGGGAATATATCCCCCCCAGTcgctttttttttagaataactgGATAACCATAATTAAATTCCCTTAAGCACTTAgctttaaaagattttaagattagaaatattttaaaataagaattaagaATTAATGGATATTACCAtagttgagatttttttttattttactaatatataaaactacgaCAGTTcgacaattacaatatatgacaagaaaattgtataactcATAGTTAAAAGATAACACTGATAAAATCTACAAATTACGATTCTCGTTATCATTTGTAACTAaaactttttacaaaaataaataatatgaacgtGGTATAGACTGGTAAtgatgaaaacataatattatttattctgtggtataaggtattaattttttttcgaattttacATTAGTGTAAACCTTGAGCAACAGTGCaacacaaatttatattataataaaacgagtaataatcattatttttgtaaattacataataattatgttttactaacttaaatacttaataggaATGCTTGAATGGACTTACGATGTTATCAGTGCATCGGGACATTAAGTTAAACCCCGATGATGTACTAGATATTTTggctaaaaaaagaaaaaagaaaattgacttgatat contains the following coding sequences:
- the LOC113561170 gene encoding glutamate receptor ionotropic, kainate 1 isoform X1, with amino-acid sequence MKLEIVVWIIHFVSRVYTLPDTIRIGGLFHPNDINQENVFKHAIHDVNANRLILSRSNLSGQVEKVSPQDSFHASKRVCSLLRLGVAAVFGPQSAQISSHVQSICDTMEIPHLETRWDYKLRRESCLVNLYPHPTVLSKAYLDLVKKWGWKSFTIIYESNEGLVRLQELLKARNGAFSAYPITIRQLGSSRDHRPLLKQIKNSAESHIVLDCSTEKIYDVLKQAQQIGMMSDYHSYLITSLDLHTIDLDEFKYGGTNITGFRLVNPDTPVVQKVLKQWGENFTVMSTETALIYDAVHLFARALHDLDSSQKIDIKPLSCDASDTWSHGYSLINYMKIVEISGLTGVIKFDNQGFRTDFELDVVEVNKEGLSKIGTWNSSQGINFTRSFVEAYSSIVDNLHNKTLVVTLILSSPYTMRRESSLKLVGNDQFEGYAIDLIYEISKLLGFNYTLKLVPDGRYGSYNEDTKEWDGMMGELLQQRADLVVADLTITYDREQAVDFTMPFMNLGISILYRKPIKQPPNLFSFLSPLSLDVWIYMATAYLGVSVLLYILARFSPYEWENPHPCNSEAPDVFENKFSLNNSLWFTIGSLMQQGSDMAPKAVSTRIVAGMWWFFTLIMISSYTANLAAFLTVERMDSPIESAEDLAKQTKIKYGALRGGSTTAFFRDSNFITYQRMWSFMESSRPSVFMSSNNEGVERVVKGKGNYAFLMESTSIEYVIERNCELTQVGGLLDSKGYGIAMPPNSPYRTAISGAVLKLQEIGKLHKLKTKWWKEKRGGGACRDDTSKSNSAANELGLANVGGVFVVLMGGMGVACVVAVFEFVWKSRKIAVEERIIKYHTKYRK
- the LOC113561170 gene encoding glutamate receptor ionotropic, kainate 1 isoform X2, producing the protein MKLEIVVWIIHFVSRVYTLPDTIRIGGLFHPNDINQENVFKHAIHDVNANRLILSRSNLSGQVEKVSPQDSFHASKRVCSLLRLGVAAVFGPQSAQISSHVQSICDTMEIPHLETRWDYKLRRESCLVNLYPHPTVLSKAYLDLVKKWGWKSFTIIYESNEGLVRLQELLKARNGAFSAYPITIRQLGSSRDHRPLLKQIKNSAESHIVLDCSTEKIYDVLKQAQQIGMMSDYHSYLITSLDLHTIDLDEFKYGGTNITGFRLVNPDTPVVQKVLKQWGENFTVMSTETALIYDAVHLFARALHDLDSSQKIDIKPLSCDASDTWSHGYSLINYMKIVEISGLTGVIKFDNQGFRTDFELDVVEVNKEGLSKIGTWNSSQGINFTRSFVEAYSSIVDNLHNKTLVVTLILSSPYTMRRESSLKLVGNDQFEGYAIDLIYEISKLLGFNYTLKLVPDGRYGSYNEDTKEWDGMMGELLQQRADLVVADLTITYDREQAVDFTMPFMNLGISILYRKPIKQPPNLFSFLSPLSLDVWIYMATAYLGVSVLLYILARFTPYEWYNPHPCNPDPDNLENQFSLMNCMWFAFGSLMQQGCDILPKAVSTRIVAGMWWFFTLIMISSYTANLAAFLTVERMDSPIESAEDLAKQTKIKYGALRGGSTTAFFRDSNFITYQRMWSFMESSRPSVFMSSNNEGVERVVKGKGNYAFLMESTSIEYVIERNCELTQVGGLLDSKGYGIAMPPNSPYRTAISGAVLKLQEIGKLHKLKTKWWKEKRGGGACRDDTSKSNSAANELGLANVGGVFVVLMGGMGVACVVAVFEFVWKSRKIAVEERV